A genomic segment from Falsibacillus albus encodes:
- a CDS encoding MFS transporter, whose amino-acid sequence MNTQRWMSKQFFSFYLTWGIFLPYWTGWMIHTKGISVGQASLIMSIGLVARGLSTLFAFPTLSGKFSSKSLLNGAAIGTLIFILSTTMTGSFTTLLIATLLLHLFYPTLMPALDTAAGVLVQSKQLKHYGKSRLWGSTGFVVGGLSLTLFTGALGDRVIVWVLAAGMAIFLGLGLLPAPDVLSERPKVDKTKLGSFLDLFKIKHFGLVLIIVILLQAAHASYYNYGYIYLQEIHAPKYLIGVIINIGVIAEIIFFSVADKKFGKFSSGSLLALAAFGSTVRWLLVYAFPSVWVFCLAQTLHSFSFAMGHYAFMKYLIKNIPHAQIPKAQGIYSALALSWSTAAFTIFGGYLYEIEPRYAFLGMVVSTIPSMLLALRYRSLTQKKEAAVTAA is encoded by the coding sequence ATGAACACACAACGATGGATGAGCAAACAATTTTTTAGTTTTTATTTGACTTGGGGCATTTTCTTACCTTATTGGACCGGTTGGATGATTCATACAAAAGGCATTTCCGTCGGGCAGGCGAGTCTGATCATGAGCATCGGACTCGTGGCACGGGGACTCTCTACTTTATTTGCTTTTCCTACCTTATCAGGGAAATTCAGCAGCAAGAGCTTGTTGAACGGAGCGGCGATCGGAACCCTGATTTTCATTCTTAGCACCACGATGACAGGATCCTTTACCACCCTGCTTATCGCGACTTTGCTTTTGCATTTGTTCTATCCGACATTGATGCCGGCTTTGGATACGGCAGCTGGTGTACTTGTGCAAAGCAAGCAATTGAAACATTACGGAAAAAGCCGATTGTGGGGATCGACCGGGTTCGTCGTTGGCGGGCTGTCACTGACACTCTTTACAGGGGCGCTTGGCGATAGAGTGATTGTTTGGGTGCTCGCAGCCGGAATGGCAATCTTCTTGGGCCTCGGTTTGTTGCCGGCACCGGATGTGTTATCGGAAAGACCAAAAGTAGATAAAACAAAGCTCGGCAGCTTTCTCGATCTATTCAAGATTAAGCACTTTGGACTTGTCCTGATCATCGTCATTTTACTGCAGGCAGCACATGCATCCTATTACAATTATGGGTACATTTATTTGCAGGAGATTCATGCACCTAAATACTTGATCGGCGTCATCATCAATATCGGGGTCATCGCGGAGATCATCTTCTTTTCGGTGGCTGATAAAAAGTTCGGCAAATTTTCGTCCGGGTCCCTGCTGGCACTTGCCGCATTTGGATCGACCGTACGATGGTTATTGGTCTATGCCTTTCCGAGTGTATGGGTATTCTGCCTGGCACAGACGCTGCATTCCTTCTCGTTCGCGATGGGGCATTATGCATTCATGAAATACTTGATCAAAAACATCCCCCATGCGCAAATTCCAAAGGCACAAGGCATTTATTCCGCGTTGGCGCTCAGCTGGAGCACGGCTGCCTTCACGATCTTCGGGGGCTACTTATACGAAATCGAACCAAGGTACGCATTCTTGGGAATGGTCGTATCCACGATTCCATCCATGCTTCTTGCGCTTCGTTATCGATCTTTGACGCAAAAAAAAGAAGCCGCTGTGACGGCTGCATGA
- a CDS encoding nucleotide pyrophosphohydrolase, with product MKNMIDAITQFRDERNWEGNHNLKDLAISISLEANELLENFQWKSSEDALQSPEQNIKEEMADVFIYLLQMADKMGVDLEEEVFKKIEKNALKYPVNQ from the coding sequence ATGAAAAACATGATCGATGCTATCACCCAATTTCGCGATGAAAGAAATTGGGAAGGAAACCATAACTTAAAAGACTTGGCCATCTCAATTTCACTTGAGGCAAACGAACTGCTGGAGAATTTTCAATGGAAAAGCAGTGAAGATGCGCTGCAGTCACCCGAGCAAAATATCAAGGAGGAAATGGCCGATGTCTTCATCTACCTGCTGCAGATGGCTGACAAAATGGGCGTGGATCTAGAAGAAGAAGTGTTTAAAAAAATCGAAAAAAACGCGTTGAAATATCCGGTGAATCAATAA
- a CDS encoding amidohydrolase family protein, giving the protein MSLEQSILLKNANLVDVEASTIYPASVLIEDGIISEVIKGSDHLESLDSSIPKTIDLTGKWIIPGLIDMHVHIKEKFAPHFVASGITTVRNTGGNVLELKKLMKAGNTDPTPRVFSADRIIDGPPGLFGETSPWSINIDDPDMARREVRRQIEAGADLIKVYGMLSEKIMTAVVQEASKFGIEVSCDLIHAKKVNAVNAARMGIKWNEHASGFIQAMYPQWNMSAPQHIWQEVDWKKPNLSLIKDVCLELLKHDVIICPTMILFDQMDRLPDYWKVDNEITKKTFQDHPLIGQWEAISQNIDALKMLGKQSLINKAIAKTYFELGGTVVAGTDTPAGVWTFPGMALHRELELFVKAGFPEMDALRAATIIAAESLHEDTRGVIQKGAIADILVLNSDPIEDIKNTKNIDWIIKGGKVYSQEKILRSIPSEEYINRTLEEFLGEFEETMIDFIVKT; this is encoded by the coding sequence TTGTCTTTAGAGCAAAGCATTCTACTGAAAAATGCTAACTTAGTTGATGTGGAGGCATCTACCATTTATCCTGCATCGGTTCTTATTGAAGATGGGATTATTTCAGAAGTCATCAAAGGGAGTGATCATCTAGAATCACTGGACTCAAGCATTCCTAAAACAATTGACCTAACCGGGAAATGGATCATTCCTGGCTTAATTGATATGCACGTACATATTAAAGAAAAATTTGCTCCGCATTTCGTTGCTTCAGGCATTACCACTGTCCGAAATACAGGTGGAAATGTACTTGAGTTAAAAAAGTTAATGAAAGCGGGCAATACAGACCCTACCCCAAGAGTTTTTTCAGCAGACCGGATCATAGACGGCCCCCCGGGACTTTTTGGAGAAACATCCCCTTGGTCGATCAATATTGATGATCCAGATATGGCAAGGCGTGAAGTAAGGAGGCAAATCGAGGCGGGAGCGGACCTTATTAAAGTTTATGGAATGCTTTCTGAGAAAATTATGACGGCAGTAGTACAGGAAGCGAGTAAGTTTGGGATAGAAGTAAGCTGTGATTTAATACACGCCAAAAAAGTAAATGCCGTTAATGCGGCAAGGATGGGGATTAAGTGGAATGAACATGCATCTGGATTTATTCAAGCTATGTATCCCCAATGGAACATGAGTGCTCCTCAACATATTTGGCAAGAAGTGGATTGGAAAAAACCTAATTTATCCCTTATCAAGGATGTCTGTTTGGAACTACTAAAACACGATGTCATTATATGCCCGACTATGATCTTGTTTGACCAAATGGATCGATTGCCGGATTACTGGAAAGTCGACAATGAAATAACGAAGAAAACATTTCAAGACCATCCACTGATCGGACAGTGGGAAGCGATCTCCCAAAATATTGATGCACTGAAAATGTTAGGTAAACAAAGTCTAATCAATAAAGCAATTGCCAAAACCTATTTTGAATTAGGCGGCACAGTCGTGGCAGGGACTGACACTCCTGCAGGCGTATGGACGTTTCCAGGGATGGCTCTTCACAGAGAATTGGAGCTGTTTGTAAAGGCGGGATTTCCTGAAATGGATGCTCTCAGGGCCGCCACAATTATCGCGGCCGAAAGTTTACATGAAGATACCCGAGGTGTCATTCAAAAAGGTGCAATAGCTGATATTTTAGTCTTGAACAGTGATCCGATTGAAGATATCAAAAACACCAAAAACATCGATTGGATTATCAAAGGCGGCAAGGTATATTCCCAAGAAAAAATCCTAAGAAGTATACCTAGTGAAGAATATATCAATAGAACACTTGAAGAATTTTTAGGTGAATTTGAGGAGACCATGATTGATTTTATCGTTAAAACCTAG
- the yeiL gene encoding transcriptional regulator YeiL → MKIYKNDKRKQYLEVHSIDHLFSFPIKEFIEVREYERDEWMIQEGMRPDFLFYIIEGKAKIYLTHQNGKVSLLNFVNANEFFGEMELLNEVYYTKGIQSSTKTICFALPFHRCREKMLDDTKFLRELATFLSEKASKMAAKYSQSLAFPLENRLADFILQTSDEGIYKEKHVAVCDFLGVSYRHLLHVFAQFCEKGFLQKEGTRYHILKRCALEEMANVLKNG, encoded by the coding sequence ATGAAAATTTACAAAAATGATAAACGGAAGCAGTATTTGGAGGTGCACTCCATTGACCATTTATTTTCGTTTCCGATTAAGGAGTTTATTGAGGTCCGTGAATATGAGCGTGATGAATGGATGATCCAGGAAGGCATGAGGCCGGACTTTTTATTTTATATCATCGAAGGGAAAGCCAAGATTTATTTGACCCATCAAAACGGGAAAGTTTCTCTGCTGAACTTTGTGAACGCGAATGAATTTTTCGGAGAGATGGAATTATTGAATGAAGTGTATTACACAAAAGGTATTCAAAGCTCGACGAAAACCATCTGCTTTGCCCTCCCATTTCACCGCTGCCGGGAGAAGATGCTCGACGATACAAAATTCCTGCGGGAACTAGCCACGTTTCTTAGTGAAAAAGCCTCCAAAATGGCGGCCAAATATTCGCAAAGCCTGGCCTTCCCGCTTGAAAACCGGCTGGCGGATTTCATCCTACAGACATCCGATGAAGGGATCTACAAAGAAAAACACGTAGCGGTCTGCGATTTTCTAGGTGTCTCCTATCGCCATCTGCTTCACGTCTTCGCCCAATTTTGCGAGAAAGGTTTTTTGCAAAAAGAAGGGACCCGCTATCATATCCTCAAACGCTGCGCATTGGAAGAAATGGCGAATGTGCTGAAGAATGGGTAG
- a CDS encoding quinone oxidoreductase family protein, translating to MKALVFEQFGGPEVLHYQEIERPTVGPDEVLVKTKAIGLNFADVYRRKGNYHLSGQPPYILGYEGAGIVEEVGSGVSSIQKGDRIAFADVPYANAEFVAVPEEKAIPLPESISFETAASVLLQGLTAHYLVHDSYQIKEGDTALVHAAAGGVGQLLTQMITILGGKVIGLTSSAEKAETAKNAGTHEVYLYGDEWVDKVLKMTEGKGVDVAFESVGATLSDSFAATRIGGTVVFFGMAGGDPAPVDPRMLMDTSKTITGGDLWNVLTSKEERIKRSIQLFDWIADGKLKIAEPVQFPLKDGKQAHELLESRKSTGKLLLMP from the coding sequence ATGAAAGCACTTGTGTTTGAACAATTTGGCGGACCGGAAGTTCTGCATTATCAAGAAATCGAACGTCCTACCGTTGGACCGGATGAAGTACTCGTAAAAACGAAAGCAATCGGCTTGAATTTTGCGGATGTCTATCGTCGAAAAGGCAACTACCACCTCTCCGGACAGCCTCCGTATATATTGGGATATGAAGGCGCAGGTATCGTAGAGGAAGTTGGCAGCGGTGTATCGTCCATTCAAAAAGGCGACCGCATCGCATTTGCGGATGTGCCGTATGCGAATGCCGAGTTTGTGGCTGTTCCTGAGGAAAAAGCGATTCCTTTACCGGAAAGCATTTCATTCGAAACAGCTGCGTCTGTATTGCTGCAAGGATTGACGGCACATTATCTCGTGCATGACAGCTATCAGATTAAAGAAGGCGACACCGCGCTCGTTCACGCAGCGGCAGGCGGAGTCGGGCAGCTTTTGACACAAATGATCACCATCCTTGGCGGCAAGGTGATCGGTCTTACTTCTTCAGCTGAAAAGGCTGAAACCGCGAAAAATGCTGGTACCCACGAAGTCTATCTTTATGGCGATGAATGGGTGGATAAAGTGTTGAAAATGACAGAAGGAAAAGGTGTAGACGTCGCATTTGAATCCGTCGGCGCTACGTTATCTGACAGCTTTGCTGCGACCCGTATCGGAGGGACAGTCGTGTTCTTTGGAATGGCTGGCGGCGATCCTGCACCTGTGGATCCCCGGATGTTGATGGATACGTCCAAAACGATTACAGGCGGCGACCTTTGGAATGTGCTTACGTCCAAAGAGGAACGAATCAAGCGCTCCATCCAGCTTTTCGACTGGATTGCCGATGGAAAGCTGAAAATTGCAGAACCCGTTCAATTCCCATTAAAAGACGGGAAACAAGCTCACGAATTATTGGAAAGCCGTAAAAGCACGGGGAAACTATTATTGATGCCTTGA
- a CDS encoding NUDIX domain-containing protein, whose amino-acid sequence MSYHIRVRAGAVIIKDDAVLLIEFNDENGLHYNLPAGGVEPNETIIGAVQRETREEASIEVEVGPLAFVYEYAPHMNANKYGETHSLGLIFACEIKDGSCPGIPDQPDPNQTGVKWVKLTELPNVVLYPDMREHIIKYNENKRNIDIIEEHLLGEFV is encoded by the coding sequence TTGTCCTATCATATCAGAGTCAGAGCAGGTGCAGTCATTATTAAAGACGACGCGGTTCTTTTGATAGAATTCAATGACGAAAACGGGCTCCATTACAATCTCCCAGCAGGCGGTGTAGAACCGAATGAAACGATCATCGGAGCCGTTCAAAGAGAAACAAGGGAAGAAGCGTCTATTGAGGTAGAGGTTGGTCCATTGGCGTTTGTCTACGAGTATGCCCCGCATATGAACGCCAATAAATATGGAGAAACACACTCACTTGGCCTCATATTCGCATGTGAAATCAAAGACGGATCCTGCCCCGGAATACCGGATCAGCCCGATCCTAATCAAACAGGGGTAAAATGGGTCAAACTGACGGAATTGCCTAACGTCGTCCTGTATCCCGATATGAGAGAGCATATTATCAAATACAACGAGAATAAACGAAATATAGATATCATTGAAGAGCATTTATTGGGAGAGTTTGTTTGA
- a CDS encoding GNAT family N-acetyltransferase produces MEAEITFRIAEEKDLDSIVAMLADDKLGSIRERYEQPLPESYLKAFQAITSDPNNELVVACRGHEVIGVQQVTFTPYITHQGGWRATIEGVRTSSAVRGKGLGTELIRYAIKRAKERGCHLIQLTTDKQRGDALRFYERLGFNATHEGMKMKLK; encoded by the coding sequence ATGGAAGCAGAAATCACGTTTCGAATAGCGGAAGAAAAAGATTTAGATTCCATTGTAGCGATGTTGGCAGATGACAAGTTAGGCAGTATACGTGAAAGATATGAACAGCCTCTCCCAGAAAGCTATCTCAAAGCATTTCAGGCAATTACATCTGACCCTAATAATGAGTTGGTTGTCGCTTGCCGCGGCCATGAAGTGATTGGGGTACAACAAGTCACGTTCACCCCGTACATCACTCATCAAGGTGGATGGAGAGCAACGATTGAGGGGGTAAGGACCTCATCAGCTGTTCGAGGAAAAGGCCTCGGAACCGAACTGATTCGCTATGCCATCAAACGGGCAAAAGAACGCGGATGCCATTTGATCCAACTGACAACCGATAAGCAAAGAGGTGATGCTTTGCGATTCTATGAGAGATTAGGTTTCAACGCGACGCATGAAGGGATGAAAATGAAATTGAAATAG
- a CDS encoding DinB family protein, with the protein MDVLAKQYDWIKRTRELLFQYCESLPQEDYVKELEIFAGDSILSSQVHVANCYRWWLGVRTLGKSYPETTPESVKDINGVRSLFKEVDDLVQEFLSEFQGDWDKIIHMTLSSGEKLEPTTLWLYTHTTTHEFHHKGQIVKMGRYLGHIPPDTDLIEPPVL; encoded by the coding sequence ATGGATGTATTAGCAAAACAGTATGATTGGATCAAACGCACAAGAGAACTTTTATTTCAATACTGCGAATCTTTGCCACAGGAAGATTATGTGAAGGAACTTGAGATCTTTGCCGGGGATTCCATCCTCAGCTCTCAAGTTCACGTCGCCAATTGCTATCGATGGTGGCTCGGGGTGCGTACCCTTGGAAAATCGTATCCGGAGACCACACCAGAGTCTGTGAAAGACATCAACGGGGTTCGGAGCCTTTTTAAAGAAGTCGATGACCTCGTTCAAGAATTTCTGAGTGAATTCCAAGGTGATTGGGACAAAATTATCCACATGACTTTGAGCAGCGGAGAAAAACTAGAGCCTACCACATTGTGGCTCTATACCCACACCACCACCCATGAATTCCACCACAAAGGCCAAATCGTAAAAATGGGAAGATATCTTGGACACATTCCGCCAGATACAGATCTGATTGAACCGCCAGTATTGTAA
- a CDS encoding NADPH-dependent FMN reductase has product MNIRPFKILAISGSLREKSSNSALLRAFISMIPSEGQAVIYKEIGSLPHFNPDLDHDDVDDAVSNWRSQLQEADGVLICTPEYAKGIPGSLKNALDWVVSSGELVNKPAAVITASPHPDGGGTAMGSLLGTLSMMSASVVEGGSLTVSFVNKKLRPTGEIVDKALESHLKNLLDALCSEIGS; this is encoded by the coding sequence ATGAATATTCGTCCATTTAAGATTTTAGCCATATCCGGCAGCCTAAGGGAGAAGTCATCCAATTCTGCATTATTGCGTGCGTTTATTTCAATGATTCCATCAGAGGGACAGGCAGTTATCTACAAAGAAATAGGCAGCCTTCCGCATTTCAATCCCGATTTAGACCATGATGACGTTGATGATGCGGTTTCCAATTGGCGCAGCCAGCTACAAGAAGCGGATGGCGTACTCATCTGCACACCAGAGTACGCCAAAGGGATTCCGGGTTCATTGAAGAATGCACTTGATTGGGTCGTATCCTCAGGGGAATTGGTCAACAAACCTGCAGCAGTTATTACCGCCTCGCCCCACCCGGATGGAGGTGGCACGGCTATGGGGTCATTATTGGGTACACTTTCCATGATGAGTGCATCGGTTGTGGAGGGAGGATCCTTGACGGTTTCATTTGTAAATAAAAAGCTGAGACCAACTGGTGAAATTGTGGATAAAGCGTTGGAATCGCATTTAAAAAATCTACTGGATGCCTTGTGTAGTGAAATAGGATCCTGA
- a CDS encoding DUF6516 family protein yields MKKTLGIKRTNFSKLGRLDFRDIIEEVNEIFGVEVPGHHGPYVSIQAKRIRFKLFLSIPSLKCVEFIDNQTDEIIEYFYDWDDSPGTLMKFHAHYHPKEAPGHVKEFDPFHLHMKENEFDQEAKKRERDNEYKCLYNVLLFIKRYVYVRRYVENNSK; encoded by the coding sequence ATGAAGAAGACTCTCGGGATTAAACGGACGAATTTTTCAAAGCTGGGACGCTTAGATTTTCGGGATATCATAGAAGAAGTGAATGAAATATTCGGAGTCGAAGTTCCTGGTCATCACGGTCCCTATGTTTCAATTCAAGCAAAACGGATCCGCTTTAAGCTCTTTCTATCAATTCCCTCTTTGAAATGTGTAGAATTTATCGATAATCAAACGGACGAAATAATTGAATACTTTTATGACTGGGATGATTCTCCAGGGACATTAATGAAATTTCATGCCCATTATCATCCTAAAGAAGCACCAGGTCATGTGAAAGAATTCGATCCTTTTCATCTGCACATGAAAGAAAACGAATTTGATCAAGAAGCTAAGAAACGGGAACGAGATAATGAATATAAATGTTTATATAATGTTTTACTTTTCATTAAGCGCTACGTTTATGTCCGAAGGTATGTTGAAAATAACAGCAAGTAA
- a CDS encoding methyl-accepting chemotaxis protein, with the protein MRIPSTYLESTQALDESAVLTAIEHSLAMIEFDPNGSVLWVNENFAKTMEYSVQEMPGMKHKQFCTPEYGNSQAYMELWKNLRNGKSFQEKIQRVTKSGRLLWLEATYSPVFNENGTVIGVVKIATDITERETNTVKIASQLQQMSEELSEKANHGIQRSEEASKSTNKLVNESKENLEILDSLKEEAQSIGSIVKTIKEIATQTNLLALNAAIEAARAGEHGRGFNVVAGEVRKLSNRVQDSIKEVHDHIEGITGEIKRINEATLRSQTSVARNQKLNEEAVSAFNEIGSAAKKLDDQAKNFKEML; encoded by the coding sequence ATGAGAATCCCCTCTACTTACTTGGAAAGTACACAAGCTCTGGATGAAAGTGCAGTGTTGACCGCTATTGAACATTCATTGGCCATGATTGAATTTGATCCGAACGGCTCCGTGCTATGGGTCAACGAAAACTTTGCGAAAACCATGGAATACTCTGTGCAAGAAATGCCTGGTATGAAGCACAAACAATTTTGCACACCTGAATATGGCAATAGTCAAGCGTATATGGAATTATGGAAAAACTTGAGAAATGGGAAGAGCTTTCAGGAAAAGATTCAGCGTGTGACCAAAAGTGGAAGACTGCTTTGGTTAGAAGCAACTTATTCGCCTGTATTTAACGAAAATGGCACTGTCATTGGCGTTGTTAAGATTGCAACCGATATTACTGAACGGGAAACGAATACAGTCAAAATCGCATCACAGCTTCAGCAGATGTCAGAAGAGTTAAGTGAAAAAGCAAACCACGGCATCCAACGAAGCGAAGAAGCTTCCAAATCGACCAATAAATTGGTGAATGAATCGAAAGAGAATTTAGAAATCCTGGATTCGCTTAAAGAAGAGGCGCAATCGATCGGCAGTATTGTCAAAACCATCAAGGAAATTGCCACTCAAACGAATCTATTAGCCTTGAATGCTGCGATTGAAGCAGCGAGGGCAGGAGAGCATGGACGAGGCTTCAATGTGGTAGCAGGTGAAGTCAGGAAACTGTCCAATCGTGTGCAGGATTCCATTAAAGAAGTCCATGATCATATTGAAGGAATAACGGGAGAAATCAAAAGGATCAATGAAGCCACTTTGCGTTCCCAAACGAGTGTCGCGCGTAATCAAAAACTAAACGAAGAAGCTGTGTCTGCTTTCAATGAAATCGGCAGTGCAGCAAAGAAATTGGATGACCAAGCAAAAAACTTTAAAGAAATGTTATAA
- a CDS encoding HD domain-containing protein codes for MLIKDELYGEFEVDRVIEELILSEPVQRLKEIHQGGASYLVNEKWNVTRFDHSIGVMLLIKKLGGLVEEQIAGLLHDVSHTAFSHVVDFVFNHKEEDYHEKIFSSVVENSAIPSILKKHGYDYADVLLDDTKWTLLEQPAPELCADRVDYTLRDMQRYGQISLEEAQRFLNDLIIIEGKMYLQDVEIAEWFVQTYYKEVIDFFMDPLNIYGYDLLAKILKCSLEKQIITPEDFLGKDDEVLSKIKSSADQEVLSLLSKLNPRVIVKEDRENYDFYRKNKVRMIDPSVLREGELIRASLRSERIRMMNEDAYEKATQGMYVRVSTN; via the coding sequence ATGCTGATAAAAGATGAACTATACGGGGAATTCGAAGTAGATAGAGTAATAGAAGAATTAATTCTGAGTGAGCCTGTTCAAAGGTTAAAGGAAATCCATCAAGGCGGGGCTAGCTACTTGGTCAATGAAAAGTGGAATGTCACTCGTTTTGACCACTCGATCGGGGTCATGCTGCTGATCAAAAAACTCGGCGGCTTGGTAGAAGAGCAAATCGCGGGGTTATTGCATGATGTCTCACACACCGCGTTTTCACACGTAGTCGATTTTGTTTTTAATCATAAAGAGGAGGACTATCATGAGAAAATATTTAGCTCGGTTGTAGAAAATTCAGCGATCCCTTCTATCCTAAAAAAACATGGCTATGATTATGCGGATGTACTGCTTGATGATACGAAGTGGACATTATTGGAGCAGCCGGCACCTGAATTATGTGCGGATCGTGTGGATTATACGCTGCGTGATATGCAAAGGTATGGACAAATTTCGTTGGAAGAGGCGCAACGGTTTTTGAATGACCTGATCATCATAGAAGGGAAAATGTACCTTCAAGATGTTGAAATTGCTGAATGGTTTGTCCAAACCTACTATAAAGAAGTCATTGATTTTTTCATGGATCCGCTAAATATCTATGGCTACGATCTGTTGGCTAAAATCCTGAAATGCTCATTGGAAAAACAGATTATCACCCCGGAGGATTTTCTTGGGAAAGATGACGAGGTACTCAGTAAAATAAAGTCATCAGCAGATCAAGAAGTACTCAGTTTGTTAAGCAAGCTCAATCCAAGAGTAATTGTCAAAGAGGATAGGGAGAATTACGATTTTTATCGCAAAAACAAAGTTCGTATGATAGACCCATCTGTATTAAGAGAGGGCGAATTAATCCGGGCGTCATTGCGATCTGAGAGGATCAGAATGATGAATGAGGACGCTTATGAAAAAGCGACACAAGGGATGTATGTGCGTGTGTCAACTAATTGA
- a CDS encoding MerR family transcriptional regulator produces the protein MHMPITEIEKRVYEEKIHLLHELDVEEWASICFNDNHFRLIFIKAMTNLIKDTTLASTSNWSETLLLDDYDAAKEALEKILLEMVKVASGTRKVRSLKMKTPNPTNIKGYTTGQLATYFGVSTTTINNWINEGRFLKKSEDGNLDQVKRKTTNEKIRIHPDFWYDAPSGVRYQVKEAVESYHDDIREWQESKQSNTVNEKEQILSYLDHFKKKYEGEDFNAVFGNKDWNHLTTEEETDAAMWSFFLQRIADEEDSRD, from the coding sequence ATGCATATGCCAATCACGGAAATTGAAAAAAGAGTGTATGAGGAAAAGATTCATTTACTTCATGAATTAGATGTAGAAGAGTGGGCATCCATTTGTTTCAACGATAATCATTTTCGTCTCATTTTCATCAAAGCCATGACCAACCTCATCAAGGACACCACATTGGCATCCACCAGTAATTGGTCGGAAACCCTTCTTCTCGATGACTATGATGCTGCAAAGGAAGCCCTTGAAAAGATCTTGCTTGAAATGGTTAAGGTCGCTAGCGGGACTCGTAAAGTTCGGTCATTAAAGATGAAAACACCTAACCCTACTAACATCAAGGGATACACCACAGGACAGCTAGCTACTTACTTCGGTGTGAGTACAACAACGATCAACAACTGGATTAATGAAGGAAGATTTCTCAAAAAATCAGAAGACGGCAACTTAGACCAGGTGAAACGAAAGACGACAAACGAGAAAATCAGGATTCATCCTGACTTTTGGTACGATGCACCGTCTGGGGTAAGGTATCAAGTGAAAGAAGCAGTGGAATCCTACCATGATGACATAAGAGAGTGGCAGGAGTCTAAACAGTCCAATACAGTAAATGAAAAAGAGCAGATCCTTTCTTATTTGGATCATTTTAAAAAGAAATACGAGGGAGAAGACTTTAACGCAGTCTTTGGAAACAAAGACTGGAACCATCTCACCACTGAAGAAGAAACCGATGCGGCGATGTGGTCTTTCTTTTTACAGAGGATAGCGGATGAAGAAGACTCTCGGGATTAA